From Achromobacter spanius, a single genomic window includes:
- a CDS encoding RDD family protein — MNDAHLDETPNRLRRFACMMYEAVLLFGVVFLAGYLLDTLTQSRNALELRAARQAWLFVAIGAYFVLCWRRRGQTLPMKTWNIRLVDRHGNTPSTGLLVLRYILAWPLVLAGAAVVWGAALATGWPSVDMFIVAAPFAIFIWSWFDPDGQFLHDRILGTRLRNAPQAKKAR; from the coding sequence ATGAATGACGCCCACCTCGACGAAACGCCCAATCGGCTGCGCCGGTTTGCCTGCATGATGTACGAAGCCGTGCTGCTGTTCGGCGTCGTTTTTTTGGCGGGCTATCTGCTCGATACCCTCACCCAAAGCCGCAATGCGCTGGAATTGCGGGCCGCCCGGCAGGCGTGGCTGTTCGTGGCGATCGGCGCCTATTTCGTGCTGTGCTGGCGCCGCCGCGGCCAGACGCTGCCCATGAAGACCTGGAACATCCGGCTGGTGGATCGTCACGGCAACACACCGTCGACCGGCCTGCTGGTCCTGCGCTACATCCTGGCCTGGCCGCTGGTGCTCGCAGGCGCCGCCGTGGTCTGGGGCGCGGCGCTGGCCACCGGCTGGCCGTCCGTGGATATGTTCATCGTTGCGGCCCCCTTTGCCATCTTCATCTGGTCCTGGTTTGATCCGGACGGTCAGTTCCTGCACGACCGGATTCTGGGTACGCGCCTGCGCAACGCGCC